One segment of Bradyrhizobium sp. WD16 DNA contains the following:
- a CDS encoding helix-hairpin-helix domain-containing protein encodes MTVRLICLGIAMLSAVGALIFGQASSSIQDRMQPSPSKAAPSQRGRLNLNTAAAAELRGLPRLSAGSANAIVEARSKASFKDWDDFAARRVVPSFAMDEIKDRVSF; translated from the coding sequence ATGACGGTCAGACTGATTTGCCTTGGCATCGCGATGTTGAGTGCAGTCGGCGCGCTCATCTTCGGACAGGCCTCATCCTCAATCCAAGATCGAATGCAGCCCTCGCCGTCGAAGGCGGCGCCCAGCCAGCGTGGCAGGCTCAATCTCAACACCGCGGCGGCCGCTGAATTGCGCGGCCTTCCGCGCCTGAGCGCCGGCAGTGCGAATGCGATTGTCGAAGCCAGGTCCAAGGCGAGCTTCAAGGATTGGGACGACTTCGCCGCCCGCAGAGTCGTGCCATCGTTCGCGATGGATGAGATTAAGGACCGCGTGTCCTTCTGA